GCGGGCGGGTCGAGGCCGAGGATCTATCGCCCTCGGACACGGCATTGCGCGAAACCGAGGAAGAAATCGGCTTGCCGCGCGAACGTATCGAAATTCTCGGCTTTCTGCCGGAATATCGCACCGGTACGGGGTTTCGCGTGACACCAGTGGTGGCACTGGTGCAACCCCCCTTTGACCTCCAGCCAGATCCCTTCGAGGTGGCCGAGGTTTTTGAAGTGCCTCTGGCGTTCCTGCTCGATCCGGCCAATCATCAGCGCCATTCCCTGCACTACCGCGGGGCCCTGCGCAATTACTTTGCCATGCCCTATGGCGACTATTTCATCTGGGGTGCAACCGCTGGCATGATCCGCTCCCTGAGTGATCGCCTGGGTCTGCTCCAAGGCACTTGAGCTTGTGGTATCGTGGCGCTTTGAACCCTGACAATAAGCCGAATACGGCAATCATCGGTCCCCCATGAGTCTTCTTTCGCTCATCGCAGTATTCCTCATCGAGCAGTTGCAGCCGCTTGATTACCGTCGTGTCGTGGCCGAGCCGCTCGGTGCCTGGGCGGATTTCATCGAGTCCCGCTTCAATGCCGGTGCCTACCGGCATGGTGTTCTTGCCTGGTGTCTCGCCGTGCTCGTGCCGGTGATCCTGGTTGCCATCGCCTATGGCCTGCTCCATGCGCTGAATCCCCTTTTTGGCTTGGCTCTCAACGTCGCGGTGCTGTATCTGACCATGGGTTTTCGCCAGTTCAGCCATCATTACACCGAGATTCAACTGGCCCTGCGCAATGGCGACCTTGAGCGGGCCCGCCAGTTGCTGGCCGAGTGGCAGGGAGTTTCGACCTACAACCTGGGCTCCGAGGATATCGCCCGGCTGTCCATCGAGGGTGCCCTGGCCGCCTCGCATCGTCATGTCTTTGCTGTGTTGCTGTGGTTTGTCCTGCTGCCGGGACCCTGTGGTGCCGTGCTTTACCGGCTGTCATCGATTGTTCGCGAGCGCTGGGCTAAACTGGATGCTGTAGACCGCAGTGATTTCTCGCTGTTTTCGGCCCGGGTTTTCGGTATGATCGACTGGTTGCCCTCCCGAACCACGGCGTCAGCTTTCGCCATCGTCGGTGATTTCGAGGATGCGGCCTATTGCTGGCGGACCCAGCCGGCGCAATGGCCGGACCGCGATCTTGGTATCGTCCTCGCGGCCGGTGCCGGCGCACTGGGTGTCCAGTTGGGTCGGCCGGTGGTGGATGGGGTTGAGGTGTCGGACCGGGCAGAATTGGGCTTGGGAGATCCGGCCGATGTTGATTTCATGCAGAGTGCCGTCGGGCTTGTCTGGCGTGCCACTGTCTTGTGGATGTTATTGCTGTTTTTGTTGGGGCTTGCCACCTTGGTGGGCTGAATCTTTTTTACAGGAGAGAGTTATATGAGCAGAGATGTTGTCGTTCTGAGCGCAGTCCGTTCGCCTATCGGTGCTTTCGGTGGTTCCCTGGCTGATTTTGAACCGACCGAGCTGGCTGGTATCGTCATGAAGGAAGCCATCGCTCGCTCCGGTGTCGATCCCCTGGCTATCAACTACGTCACCGTCGGCACCACCATGCCGACCGATTCGCGTTACGCCTATGTTTCCCGCGTCGCTTCCATTCAAGCCGGCCTGTCGATGGATTCCGTCGCCATGCAGGTTTCCCGTCTGTGCGCCTCCGGCCTGCAGGGTATCGTCACCACCGCCCAGAACCTGATGCTGGGTGATGCCGATTACGGTATCGGCGGCGGCGTCGAAGTCATGTCGCGCGCTACCTACCTGCTGCCGGCCCTGCGTTCGGGTGCCCGCATGGGTGACACCAAGGCCGTCGACTCCATGGTTGCCGTCCTGACCGACCCGTTCGGCGTCGGCCACATGGGTATCACCGCTGAAAACCTGGCCGCTAAATATGGCTTCACCCGTGAAGACCAGGATGCCTTCGCCGTTGAGTCGCAGCGCCGTGCCGCTGCCGCCATCGACGCCGGCCACTTCAAGTCGCAGATCGTGCCGATCGTCAAGCAGACCCGCAAGGGCGATGTCGTATTCGACACCGACGAGCACCTGAAGCGCGGTACGACCATGGAGTCGCTGGCCAAGATGAAGCCGGCCTTCAAGAAGGACGGTACCGTCACCGCTGGTAACGCTTCCGGTATCAATGACGGCGCTGCCTTCTTCGTGCTGGCTGCTGCCGACGTCGCTGCCAAGAACGGCCAGAAGGCCCGTGCCCGTATCGCCGGTTACGCCGTTGCCGGTGTGCCGAATGACATCATGGGCGAAGGCCCGATCCCGGCAACCAAGCTGGCTCTGAAGAAGGCCGGCCTGACCCTGGATCAGATGGACGTCATCGAATCCAACGAAGCCTTCGCCGCTCAGGCCCTGTCGGTTTCCAAGGTGCTCGGTCTCGATCCGGCCAAGACCAACCCGAACGGCGGCGCCATTGCCCTCGGCCACCCGGTCGGCTGTTCCGGTGCCTTCATCGCCACCAAGGCCCTGTACGAACTGGAGCGCATCGGCGGCAAGTACGCGCTGGTCACCATGTGTATCGGTGGCGGTCAGGGTATTGCGGTCATCTTCGAACGCGCCTGATCAAGCAGTTGAATCAGCTAAAAAACCCGCCGGTGAAAACCGGCGGGTTTTTTATTTGCACCATGTTGAAAATCTGCTGCACCTTTGCGGTGCGTCAATAGTTATAAAGTGCTATCGGGCGCATGATTTAAGGCTTGTTTACGGGTGGCATGGAAACTGCTGAAACCCGTTTGAGAGCTTCCTCAGCGACGAGTGGAAAAATGAACTTCTATAACGAGATGTATGACGCCAACGGTGGCGTCCGTGCGCATTACAAGGGATATGAAGACTGGCTCAAGGCGACGCCGCCTGAGCGCATCGACCGCAAGCGGGCGGAGGCCGACCTGGCCTTTCACCGGGTCGGTATCACCTTTGCCGTGTATGGCGAGGAAGCGGGCAAGGAACGCCTGATTCCGTTTGACGTGATTCCCCGCGTGATCCCCGCGTCCGAGTGGAAATCGCTGCGTTCCGGCCTGCGCCAGCGGGTCAGGGCGCTCAACATGTTCCTGCATGACGTCTATCACGATCAGGAAATCATCAAGGCCGGCAAGATTCCGGCCGAGCAGATTCTCAACAATGCCCAGTACCGCCCGGAAATGAAGGGTGTCGATCTGCCAGGCCAGATTTATGCGCACATTGCCGGCGTCGATATCGTCCGGGCCGGCGCGGGCGAGTTTTACGTCCTCGAAGACAACCTGCGCGTGCCGTCGGGCGTCTCCTACATGCTGGAAGACCGCAAGATGATGATGCGCCTCTTCCCTGAGCTTTTCGCCAAGCACAAGGTGGCGCCGGTCCAGCACTACCCGGACATGCTGCTCGAGAAGCTGCGCGCCGTCGCCCCGAAGGGCGTGTCGAATCCGACCGTGGTCGTGCTGACGCCGGGTGCCTATAACAGCGCCTATTTCGAACACACCTTCCTCGCCCAGCAGATGGGGGTCGAACTGGTTGAAGGCCGTGATCTCTTCGTCAAGGACGAGGTGGTCTACATGCAGACGACACAGGGGCCGAAGCGCGTCGATGTCATCTACCGCCGCCTCGACGACGACTACATGGACCCACTGGCTTTCCGCCCCGACTCGACGCTGGGTGTACCCGGCATCCTCAAGGCGTATCAGGCCGGCAATGTCACCTTGTCCAACGCCATCGGTACCGGCGTTGCAGACGACAAGTCGATCTACCCCTATGTGCCGGACATGATCCGCTTCTATCTGGGCGAAGAGCCGACGCTCAACAACGTGCCGACCTACATGTGCCGCAAGCCGGACGACCTGAAGTACGTGCTCGACCATCTGCCCGAGCTGGTGGTCAAGGAAGTACATGGTGCCGGTGGTTACGGCATGCTGGTCGGACCCGCATCGACCAAGGAACAGATCGAGCACTTCCGCCAGTTGCTGATCGCCAAGCCGGATGGCTATATCGCCCAGCCGACGCTGGCCCTGTCCAACTGCCCGACCTTTGTCGAAGAGGGTATCGCGCCGCGCCACCTCGACCTGCGCCCCTTCGTGCTGTCCTCGGGCAAGTGTGTCGATATGGTGCCGGGTGGCCTGACCCGCGTCGCCCTGACCAAGGGCTCGCTGGTCGTCAATTCGTCGCAGGGCGGCGGCACCAAAGATACCTGGGTTCTGGAGGATTAAGTCATGCTGAGTCGAACTGCCGATCACCTGTTCTGGATGTCGCGCTACATCGAGCGCGCCGAAAATCTGGCCCGTCTGCTGGACGTTACCTACCAGATGTCACTCGTGCCGCAATCGCTCGATGCCATCAACCAGAGCTGGGCCGCCATCATTGCCCTGAACAGCCTGGAAGAGACCTACGCTGCCAAGTATTCGGAAGTCACGGGGGAAAATGTCCTGAAATTCATGGTCAGCGACCCGGATAATTTCGCCTCCATCCATAGCTGCCTGCGCATGGCACGTGAAAATGCCCATGCCGTGCGCGGCACGCTGACCACCGAAATGTGGGAAACGCTCAACTCGACCTGGCTGGAAGCCCGCGAAAAGACCTTCGATCAGCTCTATCAGGCCGGTATTGGCGACTATTTCGAGTGGGTCAAGATGCGTTCCTCGCTGTCACGCGGCACCACCTTGGGCACGCTGCTGCAGGACGAGGCCTACCACTTCATCCGCCTCGGGACGCTCCTCGAGCGGGCCGACAACACGGCGCGCATCCTTGATGTCAAATACCATGTTCTACGTCCGCAGGGCGACGAGGGGGCGACCGATTTCTACGAATGGGGCGCGCTGCTCCGTTCGGTCTCGGCCTTCGAGGTCTATCGCAAGGTGTACCGCGATGTCATCACGCCGGAGCGGGTTGCCGAGTTGCTCATCTTTAACAAGGACATGCCGCGTTCGCTGCAGTTCTGCCTCAACAGCGTGATCAAGAATCTCGAACTGATCGCCAACAGCAATTCCGGCGAAACCCAGCGTCAGGCCGGCATGCTACACGCCCAACTGCGCTACGGGCGGATCGAGGATATCCTGGAACATGGCCTGCACGAATGGTTGAGCGACTTCATGGATCGTATTTACCTGCTCGGCAACGGCATCAGCAAGGACTTCCTGGTACCTATGGAGGAGGCTGCCTAGTCGGCAGTAACTGGCAGCTGACAGCTGCTATCGATAACGCCTGATCAAGTTTCGGCGCCAGTTCATGCTGGCGCCGAAACTTTTTCTCGGTCGCTTTTCAGGCGCGTTGCAGATGCCAGCTTGCCAGTGCGGCGATGGCTTCGTCGAGCGTCGTGAGTAATCGGGCATCGTCTGTCCGGGTGATCCGGGCAACGCCAGCACCCCCCGCCCAGAGCGCCGCATTTCCTGGCAGGATCAGCCGCAGTTGCTGGAGCAGTCCGGGAATCTGGCGTTGTGGAAAGGCGGCGGAAAAGGAGAGGGCGACGATGTCGGCCTGATGGGCCTCGGCGGCGCGGCCGATTTCAAGCAGCGGCATCTGCGTGCCGAGTGGGATGCACTCGGCGCCCTCCAGGGCAAACAGCGCCTCGACCATGAGCAGGCCGAGTACGTGCGCCTCTTCCGGTACGCTGGTGAGCAGCACGCGTGGCCGGCGCGGCCCACCGGGCAGGGCGGCAATGGCCTGGCGCAACAGGCGCTTGGTCAGCTCAGTGAATAAATGTTCCTCGAATACCTCAAAGTCGCCGTCCTCCCAGCGTCGGCCGACCAGTTGCGTCAGCGGTGCCACAGTGTCCTGGACAAAGCGCTGCAAACCCTGGCGGGCAAGACGTTGCTGCATGGCCTGCTGATAGGCCGCTGCGTCGTGCTGTTTGATGAGCCCCAGCAATTCGTCAAGTTCGCCTGTCTCGGGCGAAGCGGAGGGTGGGGTTTGCTTTGAACGGTGGGGCATCAGCGCGGTCAATTCATCAGGGGGCGTGGCAATCAGCTTGCCCGGCCGATGGCCTTGATCCATCAGGCGTTTGATCAGGCGCAGACGGTCGACCTGATCTGCTGGATAGCACCGCTCCCCATGGTTGTCACGGCTCGGCAGGGGAAAACCGTAACGGCGTTCCCACATCCGGAGGACGTCCTTGGAGAGCCCGGTGTCGCGTTCGACAGCGGCGATATTGAAACTGGGTGTATTCATATTTGTCCTGAACAAATGTTAGACAAACCGTTGACAAGTCGTTCTTTGGTCATTATCTTACGAACAAACGTCCACTTTGTCTAGGACAAATCAAATAGGGAGCTGAACATGTTTTCGAAACTCAAGCGCTGGATCGGTATCGCCGGGCTGGTTTCAGCCGGTGTCCTGCCGGCTACGGCGGCCGGTGATTGTCCGGCCTTGCTCAAGCATGATTTCACCAGCCTCCAGGATGGCAAGCCGATGCCGCTCTGCCATTACGCCGGCAAGGTGATTCTGGTCGTCAATACCGCCAGTTACTGCGGTTTCACGTCGCAATACGATGGGCTGGAAAAGCTCTATGCGCGTCTCAAGGATAAGGGGCTGGTGGTCCTCGGCTTTCCTTCCAACGATTTTGGTGAACAGGAGCCGGGAAGCGAAAAGGAAATTGCCGATTTTTGCCGTCTGACCTATGGCGTCGAGTTTCCGATGGTCGGCAAGACGGTGGTCAAGGGCAAGGCGGCCAATCCCTTCTATCTCAAGTTGGCAGAAGTAACAGGTAGCCGCCCGAAGTGGAATTTCCACAAATACCTGATCAATCGTGACGCCACGCAGGTCGTCGCCTACACCAGCTTTACCAGGCCGGATGACAGTGACCTGCTCAAGAAGATCGACGAATTCCTTGGTAAATAGGAGAGCCGCATGACAGCAAGAAAACGTATCGCCGTGGTTGGTGCCGGCATTTCCGGACTGAGCTGCGCCTGGTTGCTCAGCCGCGACCATGAAGTGACGCTGTTCGAGGCGGGTTCCTATCTCGGCGGTCATACCAACACCGTGGACGTTACGCTGGAGGGCAAGACGCATCCGGTTGATACGGGTTTTCTGGTATTCAACGAAAAGACCTATCCCAACCTGATTGCCATGTTCGATCTGCTCGGTGTCGATAGCGTCGAGACCGAGATGTCCTTCGCCGTCAGCCTCGAGAATCCTGATCTTGAATGGGCGGGCAGCAACCTCGCCACCGTCTTCGGACAAAAGCGCAATCTGTTGCGTCGGCCATTCTGGGCAATGCTCTCCGATATCCTGCGCTTCAACCGGGAAAGCATGGGCTGGCTGGCCTCGCATCCGGACAACCAGCGCAGTCTGCGTGATTTTCTCGAGGCGG
The DNA window shown above is from Dechloromonas sp. HYN0024 and carries:
- a CDS encoding CoA pyrophosphatase; protein product: MTLDLSRLRASLLSEPLSGHFVQEEGVDDQPLTPAAVLFPIVLRAGGQTVLLTQRTAHLRDHAGQISFPGGRVEAEDLSPSDTALRETEEEIGLPRERIEILGFLPEYRTGTGFRVTPVVALVQPPFDLQPDPFEVAEVFEVPLAFLLDPANHQRHSLHYRGALRNYFAMPYGDYFIWGATAGMIRSLSDRLGLLQGT
- a CDS encoding CobD/CbiB family protein, which codes for MSLLSLIAVFLIEQLQPLDYRRVVAEPLGAWADFIESRFNAGAYRHGVLAWCLAVLVPVILVAIAYGLLHALNPLFGLALNVAVLYLTMGFRQFSHHYTEIQLALRNGDLERARQLLAEWQGVSTYNLGSEDIARLSIEGALAASHRHVFAVLLWFVLLPGPCGAVLYRLSSIVRERWAKLDAVDRSDFSLFSARVFGMIDWLPSRTTASAFAIVGDFEDAAYCWRTQPAQWPDRDLGIVLAAGAGALGVQLGRPVVDGVEVSDRAELGLGDPADVDFMQSAVGLVWRATVLWMLLLFLLGLATLVG
- a CDS encoding acetyl-CoA C-acyltransferase family protein gives rise to the protein MSRDVVVLSAVRSPIGAFGGSLADFEPTELAGIVMKEAIARSGVDPLAINYVTVGTTMPTDSRYAYVSRVASIQAGLSMDSVAMQVSRLCASGLQGIVTTAQNLMLGDADYGIGGGVEVMSRATYLLPALRSGARMGDTKAVDSMVAVLTDPFGVGHMGITAENLAAKYGFTREDQDAFAVESQRRAAAAIDAGHFKSQIVPIVKQTRKGDVVFDTDEHLKRGTTMESLAKMKPAFKKDGTVTAGNASGINDGAAFFVLAAADVAAKNGQKARARIAGYAVAGVPNDIMGEGPIPATKLALKKAGLTLDQMDVIESNEAFAAQALSVSKVLGLDPAKTNPNGGAIALGHPVGCSGAFIATKALYELERIGGKYALVTMCIGGGQGIAVIFERA
- a CDS encoding circularly permuted type 2 ATP-grasp protein — translated: MNFYNEMYDANGGVRAHYKGYEDWLKATPPERIDRKRAEADLAFHRVGITFAVYGEEAGKERLIPFDVIPRVIPASEWKSLRSGLRQRVRALNMFLHDVYHDQEIIKAGKIPAEQILNNAQYRPEMKGVDLPGQIYAHIAGVDIVRAGAGEFYVLEDNLRVPSGVSYMLEDRKMMMRLFPELFAKHKVAPVQHYPDMLLEKLRAVAPKGVSNPTVVVLTPGAYNSAYFEHTFLAQQMGVELVEGRDLFVKDEVVYMQTTQGPKRVDVIYRRLDDDYMDPLAFRPDSTLGVPGILKAYQAGNVTLSNAIGTGVADDKSIYPYVPDMIRFYLGEEPTLNNVPTYMCRKPDDLKYVLDHLPELVVKEVHGAGGYGMLVGPASTKEQIEHFRQLLIAKPDGYIAQPTLALSNCPTFVEEGIAPRHLDLRPFVLSSGKCVDMVPGGLTRVALTKGSLVVNSSQGGGTKDTWVLED
- a CDS encoding alpha-E domain-containing protein, which produces MLSRTADHLFWMSRYIERAENLARLLDVTYQMSLVPQSLDAINQSWAAIIALNSLEETYAAKYSEVTGENVLKFMVSDPDNFASIHSCLRMARENAHAVRGTLTTEMWETLNSTWLEAREKTFDQLYQAGIGDYFEWVKMRSSLSRGTTLGTLLQDEAYHFIRLGTLLERADNTARILDVKYHVLRPQGDEGATDFYEWGALLRSVSAFEVYRKVYRDVITPERVAELLIFNKDMPRSLQFCLNSVIKNLELIANSNSGETQRQAGMLHAQLRYGRIEDILEHGLHEWLSDFMDRIYLLGNGISKDFLVPMEEAA
- a CDS encoding MerR family transcriptional regulator; the protein is MNTPSFNIAAVERDTGLSKDVLRMWERRYGFPLPSRDNHGERCYPADQVDRLRLIKRLMDQGHRPGKLIATPPDELTALMPHRSKQTPPSASPETGELDELLGLIKQHDAAAYQQAMQQRLARQGLQRFVQDTVAPLTQLVGRRWEDGDFEVFEEHLFTELTKRLLRQAIAALPGGPRRPRVLLTSVPEEAHVLGLLMVEALFALEGAECIPLGTQMPLLEIGRAAEAHQADIVALSFSAAFPQRQIPGLLQQLRLILPGNAALWAGGAGVARITRTDDARLLTTLDEAIAALASWHLQRA
- a CDS encoding glutathione peroxidase, whose amino-acid sequence is MFSKLKRWIGIAGLVSAGVLPATAAGDCPALLKHDFTSLQDGKPMPLCHYAGKVILVVNTASYCGFTSQYDGLEKLYARLKDKGLVVLGFPSNDFGEQEPGSEKEIADFCRLTYGVEFPMVGKTVVKGKAANPFYLKLAEVTGSRPKWNFHKYLINRDATQVVAYTSFTRPDDSDLLKKIDEFLGK